One segment of Capnocytophaga sp. oral taxon 878 DNA contains the following:
- the feoB gene encoding ferrous iron transport protein B, whose translation MRHLKVALVGNPNTGKTSLFNALTGLNQKVGNYPGITVEKKVGMCRLTDTLEAEIIDLPGTYSLYASSEDEQVTVDVLTHNLDRHYPDVVVVVCEASNLKQNLLLFTQVIDIARPTLLVINMADQMERKGITVDVAALEARLGCKIILTSTRKGTGLDALKEAIANYEQLPKARCVDISRLEGMDFGKSESEQRRKQQKETIIRFQFIKEVLEGAYVVDRQKAQTLRAQLDRFLIHPVMGYVVFSAILLVIFQAVFSWSEYPMEWIENGFGYLGEWLSNQLPAGALTELLVEGLIPGITGIMVFIPQIAVLFTLISVLEESGYMSRVVFLMDNIMRRFGLSGKSVVPLISGAACAVPAVMIARNIESPKERLITILVTPFMTCSARLPVYLIIINLVIPEGEFLFISYKAWAFFAMYFLGVAVALLSAFILDKLLKMRKNNSYFIAEIPDYKLPLLRNVGVTVYEKTKGFVMGAGKFILAISVVLWFLGSHGMGEQYNSVEERAELLAQEQHWTEKETEHYIQSEKKEYSFLGYIGKGIEPVFRPLGYDWKISIGVVASFAAREVFISTLSTVYSLGEDELDTEIEGGDRTILAKMRTEVRADGSPVYTLGTGISLLLYYAFAMQCLSTVAVVRKETNSWKWAGIQFLFMTGVAYVSAMLAFWLIG comes from the coding sequence TTGAGACATTTAAAAGTAGCCCTTGTGGGCAATCCTAATACGGGTAAGACATCATTATTTAACGCACTAACGGGGCTGAACCAGAAGGTGGGGAACTACCCTGGTATTACTGTGGAAAAGAAGGTGGGGATGTGTAGGCTTACGGATACTTTGGAGGCTGAAATTATTGACCTTCCGGGTACTTATAGCTTGTATGCAAGTTCGGAAGATGAGCAAGTAACGGTAGATGTGCTTACGCATAACTTGGATCGTCATTATCCTGATGTGGTAGTGGTGGTGTGTGAGGCTTCTAATCTAAAACAGAACTTGCTGCTTTTTACCCAAGTGATAGATATAGCCCGCCCTACCCTATTGGTTATTAATATGGCCGACCAGATGGAGCGAAAGGGTATTACGGTGGATGTTGCTGCTTTGGAGGCACGATTGGGGTGCAAGATTATACTTACCAGCACGCGCAAGGGTACGGGATTGGATGCTTTAAAAGAGGCTATTGCGAATTATGAACAACTTCCTAAAGCCCGCTGCGTGGATATTTCACGCTTGGAGGGTATGGATTTTGGTAAAAGCGAGAGTGAACAGAGGCGCAAGCAACAGAAAGAGACTATTATAAGGTTTCAGTTTATAAAGGAAGTGCTGGAGGGAGCTTATGTGGTGGATAGGCAAAAGGCGCAAACACTAAGAGCGCAATTAGACCGCTTTTTGATTCATCCGGTTATGGGTTATGTAGTATTTTCGGCTATTTTACTGGTTATTTTTCAGGCAGTATTCAGCTGGTCGGAATATCCTATGGAATGGATAGAAAATGGTTTTGGTTATTTAGGGGAGTGGCTTAGTAACCAACTACCAGCAGGAGCTCTTACAGAATTATTGGTAGAGGGATTGATACCAGGTATTACGGGTATTATGGTATTTATACCACAGATAGCTGTGCTATTTACTCTTATTTCGGTTTTGGAAGAAAGTGGTTATATGAGTAGGGTGGTATTCTTGATGGATAATATAATGCGGCGGTTTGGACTAAGTGGGAAGAGTGTGGTTCCGCTTATATCGGGGGCGGCTTGTGCGGTGCCTGCAGTGATGATTGCGCGCAATATTGAGAGTCCTAAGGAACGACTTATTACGATACTTGTAACGCCTTTTATGACTTGTTCGGCACGCTTACCGGTGTATCTTATCATCATTAATTTGGTAATACCAGAGGGAGAGTTCTTATTTATAAGCTATAAGGCGTGGGCGTTTTTTGCGATGTACTTTTTAGGGGTAGCTGTGGCGTTGCTTTCGGCTTTTATCTTAGATAAATTGCTTAAAATGCGTAAGAATAACAGCTATTTTATAGCAGAAATACCTGATTACAAACTGCCTTTGCTGCGCAATGTGGGGGTGACTGTATATGAGAAAACTAAGGGCTTTGTGATGGGAGCGGGTAAGTTTATCTTGGCTATATCGGTAGTGTTGTGGTTTTTGGGTTCGCACGGGATGGGTGAACAGTACAACAGTGTAGAAGAAAGGGCTGAGCTATTAGCACAAGAGCAGCATTGGACAGAGAAAGAGACTGAACACTACATTCAATCGGAAAAGAAAGAATATTCATTTTTGGGGTATATAGGCAAGGGAATAGAGCCTGTATTTCGCCCATTGGGATATGACTGGAAGATAAGCATAGGGGTAGTAGCCTCATTTGCGGCGCGTGAGGTGTTTATAAGTACCTTATCGACCGTTTATAGCTTAGGAGAGGATGAATTGGACACTGAGATAGAAGGGGGAGATCGTACAATCTTGGCTAAGATGCGTACAGAGGTGCGTGCTGATGGTTCGCCTGTATATACATTAGGTACAGGGATTTCGTTATTACTATACTACGCTTTTGCGATGCAGTGCTTAAGTACGGTAGCTGTAGTGCGCAAAGAAACTAATAGCTGGAAATGGGCGGGCATACAGTTCTTATTTATGACAGGTGTTGCTTATGTTAGTGCTATGCTTGCTTTTTGGCTGATAGGATAG
- a CDS encoding patatin-like phospholipase family protein: protein MKKIGLVFSGGGVRALAHAGLLKALEEKGLQPSIISGTSGGALIGGLYACGIAPEDMMRFFKETPVFKWSMVTFKKVGLVDSAKYTKFFAKEFKCKTFEELQLPLVVTATNLLNGKVQYFKEGELIQPLIASSALPPYFSPVRIGDSLYCDGGLLNNFPTEPLKGLCDVIIGSFVNPLETITEKELSNSFQFMQRIYNITMDGNYLRKFKKCDALLLHNLSKVGVLETKMLDYAFEYGYEMGMKQLTISN, encoded by the coding sequence ATGAAGAAAATAGGGTTGGTGTTTTCGGGAGGTGGTGTGCGAGCTTTGGCACACGCTGGATTACTAAAGGCTTTGGAAGAAAAGGGCTTACAACCCTCCATAATTTCGGGGACAAGTGGCGGAGCACTTATAGGAGGGCTATATGCTTGTGGAATTGCCCCAGAGGATATGATGCGCTTTTTTAAAGAAACGCCGGTATTTAAATGGTCGATGGTTACATTTAAAAAAGTAGGCTTGGTGGATAGTGCTAAATACACGAAGTTTTTTGCTAAAGAATTTAAATGTAAAACCTTTGAGGAATTACAGTTGCCTTTGGTGGTTACTGCTACAAACCTGCTGAATGGAAAAGTCCAGTACTTTAAGGAAGGAGAACTGATACAACCGCTAATAGCTTCATCGGCATTGCCTCCTTATTTTTCGCCAGTGAGAATAGGCGATAGTCTTTATTGTGATGGAGGGCTACTGAACAACTTCCCGACAGAGCCACTAAAAGGGCTGTGTGATGTGATTATTGGGAGCTTTGTAAATCCTTTGGAGACAATTACTGAAAAGGAGCTAAGCAACTCGTTCCAATTTATGCAGCGCATATACAACATTACTATGGATGGGAACTACCTTAGAAAGTTTAAGAAATGTGATGCGCTACTGTTACACAACCTAAGCAAAGTGGGTGTGCTGGAGACTAAAATGCTGGATTATGCCTTTGAATATGGCTATGAAATGGGAATGAAACAATTAACAATTAGTAATTAG
- a CDS encoding MotA/TolQ/ExbB proton channel family protein has protein sequence MNEISKILFLVSDSLLIPDIIILLVLFVRALLLVGSFYNRFITKYKNDKQLNEAIRTLTPDGGEALKGLLPEQDNSLYIHYLRDMLQHKPDEAYYDYMISNFENEGEKDIATSKLLAKVGPVLGLIGTLIAMSPALMGLSTGDISKMANNMQVVFATTVVGLVISLVGLVTLQFKQRWYAKEINNLEYVSRVLTQPAKL, from the coding sequence ATGAATGAAATATCTAAAATTTTGTTTTTGGTATCGGATAGTTTATTGATACCTGATATTATTATCTTATTGGTGCTTTTTGTGCGCGCCTTATTGCTGGTGGGCAGTTTTTACAATCGTTTTATTACTAAATACAAAAATGATAAGCAGCTGAATGAGGCTATACGCACGCTAACCCCTGATGGTGGGGAAGCACTAAAAGGATTATTGCCTGAACAGGATAATTCACTTTATATACATTACCTGCGCGATATGTTGCAACATAAACCTGATGAAGCATATTATGACTATATGATTTCAAACTTTGAGAATGAAGGAGAGAAGGATATTGCAACCTCTAAACTACTGGCAAAGGTGGGACCTGTACTGGGGCTTATTGGTACACTGATAGCTATGAGTCCGGCGCTGATGGGGCTATCGACAGGAGATATATCAAAAATGGCGAACAATATGCAGGTGGTATTTGCAACTACAGTGGTAGGTTTGGTAATTAGCCTTGTAGGCCTTGTAACCTTACAGTTTAAACAACGCTGGTATGCCAAAGAAATAAATAACCTTGAATATGTGAGTAGAGTATTAACACAACCTGCAAAGCTATGA
- a CDS encoding DUF2149 domain-containing protein produces the protein MKTNRRVSRIKDDDADPLSVVVNLFDVAMVFAVALMVSMVMNLNMADFFSGEDFTIVKKKGDDMEIISREGKTITKYKTVKDSPTDAANTQKKGKRLGVMYETEDGQTILLQDKE, from the coding sequence ATGAAGACGAACCGACGTGTAAGTAGAATAAAAGATGATGATGCTGACCCGCTAAGCGTGGTAGTAAACCTTTTTGATGTGGCAATGGTGTTTGCTGTTGCTTTAATGGTATCGATGGTGATGAACCTGAATATGGCTGATTTCTTTTCGGGGGAGGACTTTACAATAGTAAAGAAGAAGGGTGATGATATGGAAATTATCAGTAGAGAGGGGAAGACAATTACTAAGTATAAGACTGTAAAAGATAGCCCTACAGATGCTGCTAACACACAGAAAAAAGGGAAACGCCTTGGGGTGATGTATGAGACTGAGGACGGACAAACTATACTTCTGCAAGATAAGGAGTGA